In the Harmonia axyridis chromosome 3, icHarAxyr1.1, whole genome shotgun sequence genome, one interval contains:
- the LOC123675480 gene encoding uncharacterized protein LOC123675480 → MSADSKVRIYKTVVRPILTYAVETRADSTKTKNTMRAAEMIILRTIKGVSLRDQIRSEAISEDLKIQDIIRFTRARRRYRRDHSDRMMEDGQRMDDRIQRNLQAELPKDGTKAGHLLPKRLNSRRNKTTS, encoded by the coding sequence ATGTCCGCCGATAGTAAAGTCCGTATATACAAAACAGTTGTAAGACCTATACTTACATACGCAGTAGAAACTCGAGCGGACTCAACAAAAACGAAGAATACGATGAGGGCAGCAGAAATGATAATATTGAGAACTATTAAAGGGGTAAGCTTAAGAGATCAAATAAGAAGCGAAGCTATTAGCGAAGacctgaaaattcaagacataATAAGATTCACAAGAGCTAGACGACGATATCGGAGAGACCACTCCGACAGAATGATGGAAGATGGGCAAAGGATGGACGACCGAATTCAAAGAAACCTCCAGGCCGAACTTCCAAAAGATGGCACGAAAGCTGGACATCTGCTTCCCAAGAGGCTGAATAGTAGAAGAAACAAGACTACGTCTTAA
- the LOC123675694 gene encoding uncharacterized protein LOC123675694 — MGRIYKRRVGNRNYANYSEDTLKNAVAAIRAGASYREAGIRYGIPWKTLWNKVKGKHKNKVGGPTALTEVEERVLVDVLLAAGEFGSPLTAFDLRLLVKRYFDRKGTIISKFPNNLPGHDWVLNFMDRHKDKLSQRSCQNIKTCRAEKTEEEMQNYFENLERSLRDVSPTNILNFDETNLSDDPGSKKCIFRQD; from the coding sequence ATGGGCCGCATTTATAAAAGAAGAGTTGGTAATAGAAATTACGCAAATTATTCTGAAGACACATTAAAAAATGCTGTTGCAGCAATCCGTGCTGGGGCTAGTTACAGGGAAGCTGGAATCCGTTATGGAATTCCATGGAAAACCTTGTGGAACAAGGTCAAAGGAAAACATAAGAACAAAGTGGGTGGACCAACTGCATTAACGGAAGTCGAGGAAAGAGTTTTGGTAGACGTGCTTCTTGCAGCTGGTGAGTTTGGAAGTCCTCTCACTGCATTCGATCTCAGATTACTAGTCAAAAGATATTTTGATCGAAAGGGAACGATCATAAGCAAGTTTCCAAACAACTTGCCAGGCCACGACTGGGTTTTGAATTTTATGGATAGGCACAAAGATAAGCTGTCACAAAGAAGCTGCCAGAACATCAAGACATGTCGTGCAGAGAAAACGGAAGAGGAGatgcaaaattattttgaaaatttggagaGAAGCCTGAGAGATGTTTCACCtactaatattttaaatttcgatGAAACTAATCTTTCCGATGACCCCGGAtctaaaaaatgtatatttcggCAAGATTGA